A stretch of the Rhodospirillaceae bacterium genome encodes the following:
- a CDS encoding CoA transferase → MPQAFDSIRILDFTQVVAGPYAAQLLGNQGAEVIKVEPAQGDQLRKIFKTGSQPPDADSAAYELVNRGKRSIAIDLKNPAGRDAILRIAAACDILLENFRPGVMARLGLDYDAVRKVRPDIVYCSISGYGQTGPLAGEPAYDGTIQAISGMMSNNGHPETGPTRAGFLPVDVPSAFLAAYAVAAGLFRRAQTGRGQYIDLAMIDAAILMQLSVFSRVFTDGSGGGLIGNRSTAAVLTADAFPCSDGYIAVSAVTRAQGRIILELAGLDPDLWDDFDPENPAAPRSQEIADLVYDAFRKRPMKDWEARLREAGQSASCVLDAKAVAALDQMAHRAVFRDDPADDPAAPRTIGGAFVANEDGPDISGAASAIGADTDAVLAEFGFSGLEIEALRESGAIEVAGAPASS, encoded by the coding sequence TTGCCCCAGGCCTTCGACAGCATCCGCATTCTCGATTTCACCCAGGTCGTCGCCGGGCCCTACGCGGCGCAGTTGCTGGGCAACCAGGGAGCGGAAGTCATCAAGGTCGAACCGGCGCAGGGCGACCAGCTGCGCAAGATCTTCAAGACGGGCTCCCAGCCGCCGGACGCCGATTCGGCGGCCTACGAGCTGGTCAACCGGGGCAAGCGCTCGATAGCGATCGACCTGAAGAACCCGGCCGGCCGCGATGCGATCCTGAGGATCGCCGCCGCCTGCGACATACTGCTGGAGAATTTCCGGCCCGGCGTCATGGCGCGCCTCGGCCTGGACTACGATGCTGTGCGCAAGGTGCGCCCGGATATCGTCTACTGTTCGATTTCCGGCTACGGCCAGACCGGGCCGCTGGCCGGCGAACCGGCCTATGACGGCACGATCCAGGCGATCTCCGGCATGATGTCGAACAACGGCCATCCGGAGACCGGGCCGACCCGCGCCGGCTTCCTGCCGGTCGACGTGCCGAGCGCCTTCCTCGCCGCCTATGCCGTTGCCGCCGGCCTGTTCCGCCGGGCGCAGACCGGCCGCGGCCAGTATATCGACCTCGCCATGATCGACGCCGCCATCCTGATGCAGCTCTCGGTCTTCTCAAGGGTCTTCACCGACGGCAGCGGCGGCGGCCTGATCGGCAACCGCTCGACCGCCGCGGTCCTGACGGCAGACGCCTTCCCGTGCAGCGACGGCTACATCGCGGTGAGTGCGGTGACGCGCGCCCAGGGCCGCATCATCCTCGAACTGGCTGGTCTCGATCCCGACCTGTGGGACGATTTCGATCCCGAGAACCCGGCCGCCCCGCGTTCGCAGGAGATTGCGGACCTGGTTTACGACGCCTTCCGCAAGCGTCCGATGAAGGACTGGGAGGCCCGGCTGCGCGAGGCCGGACAGTCGGCCTCCTGCGTGCTCGACGCCAAGGCCGTTGCGGCGCTGGACCAGATGGCCCACCGCGCCGTATTCCGGGACGATCCTGCCGACGACCCCGCGGCCCCGCGCACCATCGGCGGCGCCTTCGTGGCGAACGAGGACGGGCCGGACATAAGCGGCGCGGCGTCGGCCATCGGCGCGGACACCGATGCGGTGCTGGCCGAATTCGGATTTTCCGGCCTGGAGATCGAAGCGCTCCGCGAATCGGGCGCCATAGAGGTCGCTGGAGCGCCGGCTTCTTCCTGA